The Paenibacillus sp. FSL H7-0357 nucleotide sequence ATGTTTTTTTCAGATTTTCTTTATCTTCTTCGGTTATTTTATTATCTAAGGCCATGCGATATTTTGATACAACATTAGCAACATACGTAGGCGCTTTCATTCTGCCTTCTATTTTTAAAGAATCGATTTCTTTTAAATCATGGATGTAATCGATTGTGTTTAAGTCCTTAGTAGATAAAATATAGCTATTCCCTAAAGATGTATCTATTGTCTTATCCATTAGTTCATACTCCTTACGGCATGAACCCACACATCTTCCGCGATTTGCGCATCGATAGCCGAGTAATCCTGACATTAGACAGTTTCCCGAATAAGATACACATAAAGCACCGTGAACGAAAATTTCTAAAGGTATTTCAGCTATTCTTTTGATCTCTTTTACTTTTTCAATCTCAACCTCACGGGACAGAACAACTCTTTTAGCACCAAGTTCTTTAAATAATAAAGTTCCGTCTAAATCGTCTATTCCCATTTGAGTTGAACAATGTGCTTCCATATCAAGAAAGTTTTTAACGATATAATCGAAAGCAGTCAGGTCCTGGACGATAATGCCATCAACACCGATTTCATTTAATTCGTGTATCTGCACTTTCATCTCTTCAACTTCGTTTTCGAAAACGATGGTATTCATTGTAACATAGAGTTTAACGTCCCTCAGGTGCGCATACGTAACAGCCTCTTTTAACGATTCTAAATCAAAATTAGATGAGTATGCACGTGCACCAAATTTTTGCATTCCTAAGTATATTGCATCACAACCATTAGAAATTGCAGCTTTTAAAGCCTCCATATTTCCTGCTGGAGCTAGTAATTCAGTCATTTTTTCCTCCTTATGACCCATAAATTATACGCTAGTTAAAGCGACATTTCTTTATCAAAGATATTTTTTGTTATGCCTATATAGCCCTGGTCTTTCGGCAGCTCAGACTCAGCACCATTGATCATAAAATAAGAACTACACTTAAGCTACGGCAAAAAGCACAAACCAATGGCTTGTGCTTTTGATTCTAACGACCTTATTTGCCCTGAGAGGCTTGCCTCATAATAATTCTTTATTCACATCTAGAATCAGTTAGCTACCCCTGCCTTATGTGATCGACGTTCCGGTTCATAAGATGCCGAACCACCCTGCTATAGATTATTTTCTTGAATGGACTGAGCCCTTGCGGATGACCCGTGAAGAAGGCATCAGGGCTGTCATAAATCCCGAAATCCTGAACGATTCCTTCTTTTTGCACGTAGGTATCATTTTCGTTCCAATGTATATCCGGCTTTTGAAAATTATCGGTTGCAACGCCATAACCGCAAAATGAACCCGTACACTGTTCAAATTTTTGCTGAAGCTTGGTCAAATAGGGAATATCCAGTATAAATCCTTCGATATTCAACCACTTGCCTTCATATAGCACTTCAACCCAGCTATGAATGATCTCCTGGGGAGACAGTTGGTAATACCACCCTTTCATTGCCCCCTTTTGCAGCTTCTTATCAATGGCAAATCCATGCATACGGCATGGCACTCCCACAGCCCTTAGCAACGCCATAAAAAGCACACCCTTTGTATTACACTGACCGTAGCCATCCTGTAATACTTCCGATGCCGGAATATCATCTGCCCGGTTATAGCCGAACCGGATTTCGTCACGCACGTAGTTATATATGCCAAGAATTTGTTCCCTCCTGGACATCGAATCCCACTGGCGGCTGTGAACAATTTGCTGGATCAATGGGTGAGAATAGTTTAGTAATTCGGTTTCCTTCAAGTATGCACTCATGGAACACACCTCCTGCACCCATTGTAAGGTTAATACAGGCAAGAAACTTTTAAAAAGACGCTATCTTTGCGAATACCCTTCGCCGTCATTCCCAGCAACTGCTTGCTGGTGGCGGCTAAATGTGACGGACTGTCAAATCCTGCTGCCATAGCCGCATCCGTAATGCTGAGCCCCTCAAAAATTAAATAGGTTGCCTTCTGCAGCTTGTGCAGCACCATGTACCCGCTAAGCGAAATGCCTGTATTTTCTTTAAAGAGGTGCGACATTCTGCTGTTGGATAAACCAAATTGCCGGGCGTATTGACTTACGGAGTGTTCGGAGTTCGTGCAATCTTTTATGAGCTGAATAAACTCTCTTATTCTCGGATCAACAATAGCTGTATTCACCTGTTCTACGCCCAATAGCATCATGAGTTGTCCCAGAAAAGAACGATAGCTGTCCGGGTCCTTAACGCCAGCATACTCTTTTTGCACAAATTCGCGAATGCTCTTCATCATTCCTTGCGGAAACACATAATACTGCTGCCCCTCCAGATACCGCCTAAAGCTTGCAGCCATCTCAGAGGTGCTATCTATCAGAAGAAGCATCAACGGGTGTCCCGCCTCTTTTAAGCGATGAACGACGTTCGAATTGATAATGATTCCTGGACAACTCAAGCTTTGCCCCGCTACATCAATATCAAATTCTCCTGTTAATGAGATCGTCACCTGTAAAAAGGAATGCCGGTGTTCTTCCGCATCAATAGCGTCTGACACCACCATCAAGTGATGCTCCGCTCCATATAAATTCATCATCCCCTAATCACTCCATGTTCATCTCTTTATAGACTAAGTATATCAGCTCATATGTTAGGTCGTTACTGATGGTCATATCAAGCAAAAATCTTTATCTCGACATGTTTTTAAGCAAGTAATTCGGATATCTCTACATTTTTAAAAACATTGCTCAATAAAAGGATTACTTTCTATGTTGGTACAAGTCTTTATAAGACATCTTAATCTTCTTAGTCCCCTGCATCATTCCGGTTAAGATGGATAATACGATAATAACTACTATAAATCCGATAAATAATGTCTTGGCTGCTCCTTAGTAAATTAATAAGATTATTAGAAAATCAAATTTCAGACTATTGCCATTAATCATAAAATAAGAACTATTACTTAAGCTACAGCAAAACGCACAAGCCAGTGGCTTGTGCGTTTACTTTCAATGACCTCATTTGCTCTGAAGGACGTATCTCATAATAATTCTTTAAGTACATTTTTCGCCACGCGTATCTTCTCGTCATTAGCGTCACGAAGCATACTTACAATATCCTGAATATCGCTCTCAGCTGAAGTAACCATAAACTCTTCATTCTGATATGCAAATAGCTGAACTAAATTAACTTCAAGCGATTCCGCTATCTTATGTAAATTCAATAAAGAGACATTCTTCTCACCACGTTCAATCTGCCCTATGTATGAAAAATGAAATCCGCCTTTCTCCCCAAGCGCCTCCTGTGACAAGCCCCGCTCTTTCCGAAGAGCACGAATCCGGGTTCCAACGAGCTTCAGTATTTCCTTATCCATCACGGTATTCACCCCTTAATTAACGCCTGAACCTCGTTCACCTGCTCCACCGTTGCCCAATCGCTCAAAGATTCGAAGAGCGCCAGACTTCTTGTAAAATGACTGTCGTTCCCCGACCGATAGGCCAGCCTCACTGCTTGCATTATCTGCTCCAGTGCTTCCACCATTCTTCCCGCCCGCTTATAGTACAGCGCCAATTGATAACTGAAGCGATAAAAGTGTACTAGATTGCCCTCATCCTCATATGTGCTGAATTCAGCCGTATGCTCCGCGAACATCATCAGCAATTCGTCCACATCCAGCCCATACCGCAGCGCAGCCTGCAGAATCACATCCAATCCGGGCAGTACTTCTTCTGGATTCTCTCGCAGAAAGGCAGTGTAAGAAGTCAGAACGCCCACCCGCCCAGACATAAGTTCAAGTGCATATCCGTTTGCTTGTGCCAGAAATCTGAATTCCTCTACAACTTCCAGCCCGTCCTCACCTAGATCCTCCAACCATCCCAACTCGGCATACTTATCTATGTACGCCTGTGCTTCCTCATAGTTCTCTTTCGTTTGATAAGCCATCCCCCGAGTCAGATAACTGAATCCGTAATAATAGACCAGTGGATGCTCTAGCCCGATTGTCAACAGTGGTGAAGATTTAGCCTTCCGATACTGCTGTTCCTGATACAAGTACTGCACACATTCATACAAAATCTCCGATGTCTCAATGACTTTGTCCCACTTCTCCAAGCGGCAAGCCATAGTACAAATAAACTCGCAGGAGCATGTTTACGCACCATTCCAACCGGAGCGTGACTTAACGGTGAATGGCTCTATTAGCAAAAAATGAATCGGCATCTCGGCCAAAACATCAAATGCATACCCCCCTTTTAATTCTTTCCTGTAATACGTCTCGCAAAGTCGCAGTTGATTGCTCTCATGCAATAAATTAAATGCCATGATTTCAGCGTCAATGCTTTCAAGATTATCAAAGTCACCTTTATCTATTGCAACCAACACTCTACCTTCGCTAACAGCCATAAATGCTAAACGGTTATTTGTAAATGGTTTACCTGTATCTTTATTAAAAATTCTAGGTGCAATGAGAACTCGCGAACGATCATTATTTGAAAAATTGAAAGTATTTTCTATTAATTTCCCCCATGTTAACCTGATATGGTGATGGAATTCTTCTGCTGTTGCCAAAGAAAGCAGCTTTTTGTACAAATCGACCAGAATTGATGCATTATAAATTGGGTAATATTCTTTCTTATAAACGAAGAAATGACGCATTTCAATTGGACATTCTTGATATCCCATTATTTGAGATGCATGCTTAGAAAGTTCTACAAACTCTTTTGAATTAAACAGAGAATTCGATGCTACCCAAAATTGTTCTGAGGGCATCTCAAATGCGATATCATAATCTTCACCAGGAGAAGATATGTTACTATCAGTCAGCATGTTTATTATTTTTTGGTTATAATGCAATACAGCCTTAAGTTCACCTTTCATTTCAAGAACTTCGGCTAACTCAGGAAGAAAATTCATTACAGCATATACCTGTTCGTGACCAGTACCAATTACTACTGGATAAGTCTCACCATCAACAATTATTTTAACTTCACCAAAGTCATTTAGTGTCAAATCTTCTCTATAGGTAATCGGCAAATAAATAGAAATTGCACCAAAGAACTCTTTGAATTCGGAATATTGCTTAATATTTCGATTACCGAACTTTGTAGTATTACTTAATGAATGGTTAAGTGTTAATGCTTGTGCTAACGCCGAACGATTATCGGCCCAAGAATTGATGCAAAATATAGCTCTGGTGACATCATCAATGGTATAAAGGGATATGATTTTTTCAAGCTCTTTGGAGGTAGCCTCAATATATTCGAAATCAGAAACACACTCATCAATCAGGACCGTATTTGTATTTGAAGCTTTCCTTAATGGTTTATTAATACAGCACTTTTTGTACTTCTTTCCACTTCCACAAATACAAGGATCATTACGACCAATCGCCATTTCCAAAGCCTCCCATATTGCCGGAGCTTCCGGCACAAATCAAAGCCGTCCATGCCGGGCATCATAAGGTCAATGACACATAGGTCAGGACTTGCGTTCGTCATTTGTCGCAGCGCGTCACGCCCGTCGGACGCTTCATAAGTGATAAAGCCCTCATTTTGGAGTACTGCGCTCACAAGCTCACGGATGCATATATCATCATCAACAATCAGAATGGTATTCATTCCAAGCACCTGCCCTTCTCAAATCGTTATTTTAAGTTTAACACTCCAATATAAACGGACAATAACTGCAAATATGATCATTTCAGTGGGCATCTTGTTTACTCAAACCTGCACTTCCCATCAGCACGACAATCCAATTCCGCTCGATCAAATGAAAAAGCACTCTTCCAGTTCCACCCAATGCTGGCCACATCGTCATTTAAACGCAAAAAAGCCTGCTCCAAAAGATCGTGGAGCAGATTAATGTGAAGAAAGGCCAGAAAATCGAAGGCATCGAATTAGAGTTCAATTCGATGGTAAGTCAATACGTATTTTTTAGGATATGCCCCTTCCACTGACATCGCGGAAGGTTTTTTTTACTTTCTATCGGCGAAAAATGCGAAAGGAGCTTGCCGTGCAAGCTCCTTCGTACTAAGGCTTAAGTTTAAAGTTACTGTAACTTTATGAGAAACTTCACCTGTGAAATTTCTACTATACAAAATTGGTTATAATGAAACCCGAGGGATATTCGGTAGTTTTGTGCTTTTTTAACTACTTTGATTCTGTTTCAAGGGTTTGTTTAATGACTGCCGAAACGCGAACTACCTGGGTTTGAATCGCTTCAGTCAGCTCCGCAGGCAGAAAGTCGGTGATCCATACAAATTGACTGCCGCCCTGGCTATCAGGGAGTATCTGAAACGAAGCATTGTGATGAAGAAGCGGCATGCGCCCTTCCTTCACCGCGAACACCAGACGGCGCTCTTCTTCATCTATGGAAACAATCCATTCTTTCACTGAGCTGCCATCAGCCAGAATCAGTGTGCGTTCATTTCCGTCGATAAGCGTATTCGCTGTAAAGCCCGGGAATGTCTGCCCGGCTTTTCTTGCGGTATGAACCGCTGTTACGATAGGAGTAATAGGAAAGACAGTGGTTTTGGTTTCATGCAATTTTCCTTTCTGCCGATTCGTTCAGCATTATAATTCGGATAATAAAGCGGACTTCATTTGATTCAATAATTGCATTCCGGTAATTCTTTGCTTTTCCGTACCGCACATATTTACAGCAAGTGTGCAGACGTTCTTGTAAGTGCTTATGGACACCTGAAAAGAGGGGGCTTGCCTGTATGTACCGCATAGATAGCATTCTTTGATAGTAATTCCTTGAAAAAATATGTTTTCATTAATCGCCCCCATATTGGTGTAAGAGATCGGCTCCACCGAATAGAATGCTCTCGTGATATGCCGTAATAATTTAATTGGCAGTATTGTATGTAATATGTGCAGAAACAAAATGGAATGAAAGCAGTCATAGTGCGATTTCTGCCGTTCCATTTCCTGATGTACCGCTAATATGGTTTCTTTTAATTCTTCGTCTTTCGCAAGAGAAATGCGGCACAAATATTTACCTGTCATATTGGCAATTGTCAGTTTGCCGTTTAGTGTACTGAATTTCCGCAAATTGGCTGGACAGGTTAATATCATTTCGTCCTGTGCAGTAAAGGATTTCAAAGCATAGGCATAAGAACCCATAAAAACATCATTCAAAGTAACATGCAGGTTCTTTGCTTTTTCCTGAACCATTTTAAGCTGTTCTTCGGATAATGTGACTTTTAGGGAATGAAGAAGCGTTTGACCTTTCTCCACTGGCAGAATTGCCGGGATATTCCCTTTATGAACGTGTTTACTAATGTGCGGTAATCTTTGAATAGCAGTATGAAAAAGCAACGGAACCACACTTCGGAAGTTTACTTCACTGAATGCCTTTAAATTTTGCTCATTATAGAATTTACACAGCAGGGCAAGGTATTGCTGAAATCCGGCTCCATCGGTCAGAATATGGCTAATAGCTATTTGCAGATGATCGCCAGCACCTTGATGATAAACATTAATTTTCAATTGTGGGCCTATGTGCAAATCCCAAATCAAATCCTCATAACAATTCTTTTCTGAAATGATTTTGACCACCGAATTACTACCATACTTTTCCAGAATCCATGCATTTTTTGTTTCGTTATACCCGCATAGAATTTGTGGGATAACCTCTGTTGTACGGCTTACCGCCTGTTTCAATCGGTTAACATCAATCGTGGTATCAAGTTCCATATAGCAATATACAAGGGGAATGTGATTTTCTATATATGCTGTTTGTATCAAGTCAAGAGCCGTTCCCTTATAAATTTTCTTCTTCATGTTCTGCACCTTTCATTCTTCGGCCAATTTTCTTGTAAAAGTCAATCATTCTTTCCTGATGTTTTATCCCCACAACACCCAAAACGGCGGTTAAAGCAAAAATCAGAGCGGCGATTTCCCATTCCCCCTGCCGTATGGTAGACCCGATAAAAGTCGAGGATATGACGGAGGGAATGCGTGCAAAGGTTGCAAGAACCAGAAACTGGGTTATCTTCATTGGGCTGGTTCCAACAACATAGGTCAGCATATCTTTTGGGGTTCCCGGAATTAAAAACAGGATAAAAACAATGGTTTCCAGCTTCTTAGCGTCT carries:
- a CDS encoding transglutaminase-like domain-containing protein, producing MSAYLKETELLNYSHPLIQQIVHSRQWDSMSRREQILGIYNYVRDEIRFGYNRADDIPASEVLQDGYGQCNTKGVLFMALLRAVGVPCRMHGFAIDKKLQKGAMKGWYYQLSPQEIIHSWVEVLYEGKWLNIEGFILDIPYLTKLQQKFEQCTGSFCGYGVATDNFQKPDIHWNENDTYVQKEGIVQDFGIYDSPDAFFTGHPQGLSPFKKIIYSRVVRHLMNRNVDHIRQG
- a CDS encoding helix-turn-helix domain-containing protein, with translation MMNLYGAEHHLMVVSDAIDAEEHRHSFLQVTISLTGEFDIDVAGQSLSCPGIIINSNVVHRLKEAGHPLMLLLIDSTSEMAASFRRYLEGQQYYVFPQGMMKSIREFVQKEYAGVKDPDSYRSFLGQLMMLLGVEQVNTAIVDPRIREFIQLIKDCTNSEHSVSQYARQFGLSNSRMSHLFKENTGISLSGYMVLHKLQKATYLIFEGLSITDAAMAAGFDSPSHLAATSKQLLGMTAKGIRKDSVFLKVSCLY
- a CDS encoding helix-turn-helix domain-containing protein; the encoded protein is MMDKEILKLVGTRIRALRKERGLSQEALGEKGGFHFSYIGQIERGEKNVSLLNLHKIAESLEVNLVQLFAYQNEEFMVTSAESDIQDIVSMLRDANDEKIRVAKNVLKELL
- a CDS encoding YecA family protein: MAIGRNDPCICGSGKKYKKCCINKPLRKASNTNTVLIDECVSDFEYIEATSKELEKIISLYTIDDVTRAIFCINSWADNRSALAQALTLNHSLSNTTKFGNRNIKQYSEFKEFFGAISIYLPITYREDLTLNDFGEVKIIVDGETYPVVIGTGHEQVYAVMNFLPELAEVLEMKGELKAVLHYNQKIINMLTDSNISSPGEDYDIAFEMPSEQFWVASNSLFNSKEFVELSKHASQIMGYQECPIEMRHFFVYKKEYYPIYNASILVDLYKKLLSLATAEEFHHHIRLTWGKLIENTFNFSNNDRSRVLIAPRIFNKDTGKPFTNNRLAFMAVSEGRVLVAIDKGDFDNLESIDAEIMAFNLLHESNQLRLCETYYRKELKGGYAFDVLAEMPIHFLLIEPFTVKSRSGWNGA
- a CDS encoding SRPBCC family protein translates to MHETKTTVFPITPIVTAVHTARKAGQTFPGFTANTLIDGNERTLILADGSSVKEWIVSIDEEERRLVFAVKEGRMPLLHHNASFQILPDSQGGSQFVWITDFLPAELTEAIQTQVVRVSAVIKQTLETESK
- a CDS encoding WS/DGAT domain-containing protein encodes the protein MKKKIYKGTALDLIQTAYIENHIPLVYCYMELDTTIDVNRLKQAVSRTTEVIPQILCGYNETKNAWILEKYGSNSVVKIISEKNCYEDLIWDLHIGPQLKINVYHQGAGDHLQIAISHILTDGAGFQQYLALLCKFYNEQNLKAFSEVNFRSVVPLLFHTAIQRLPHISKHVHKGNIPAILPVEKGQTLLHSLKVTLSEEQLKMVQEKAKNLHVTLNDVFMGSYAYALKSFTAQDEMILTCPANLRKFSTLNGKLTIANMTGKYLCRISLAKDEELKETILAVHQEMERQKSHYDCFHSILFLHILHTILPIKLLRHITRAFYSVEPISYTNMGAINENIFFQGITIKECYLCGTYRQAPSFQVSISTYKNVCTLAVNMCGTEKQRITGMQLLNQMKSALLSEL
- a CDS encoding TVP38/TMEM64 family protein, whose protein sequence is MIAFIPGEPVEILAGVLYGGFGGLFLCLVGCMIASFGVFMLSKRFGAPLMAKLFKKSKLDEFAFLKDAKKLETIVFILFLIPGTPKDMLTYVVGTSPMKITQFLVLATFARIPSVISSTFIGSTIRQGEWEIAALIFALTAVLGVVGIKHQERMIDFYKKIGRRMKGAEHEEENL